One genomic window of Glycine max cultivar Williams 82 chromosome 16, Glycine_max_v4.0, whole genome shotgun sequence includes the following:
- the LOC100820100 gene encoding TMV resistance protein N-like, with the protein MAATTRSRASIYDVFLNFRGEDTRYGFTGNLYRALSDKGIRTFFDEEKLHSGEEITPALLKAIKDSRIAITVLSEDFASSSFCLDELTSIVHCAQYNGMMIIPVFYKVYPSDVRHQKGTYGEALAKHKIRFPEKFQNWEMALRQVADLSGFHFKYRDEYEYKFIERIVASVSEKINPARIHVADLPVEQESKVQDTHQEQEYREAFKVFDKDQNGYISASELRQVLIKLGQNTTVGEVEEMIATADFDGDGQISYDEFVKTMKI; encoded by the exons ATGGCTGCAACAACACGTTCACGTGCATCCATCTACGATGTGTTCCTCAACTTCAGAGGGGAAGACACACGCTATGGTTTCACCGGCAATCTCTACAGGGCTCTTTCTGACAAGGGAATTCGTACCTTCTTTGACGAAGAGAAGCTTCACAGCGGAGAGGAAATAACACCTGCACTTTTGAAGGCAATTAAAGATTCCAGAATTGCCATCACTGTGCTCTCTGAAGACTTTGCTTCTTCCTCATTTTGCTTAGATGAACTTACATCCATTGTTCACTGCGCCCAGTATAATGGGATGATGATTATACCAGTGTTTTATAAGGTGTATCCTTCTGATGTCAGACACCAGAAGGGTACTTATGGAGAAGCATTGGCTAAGCATAAGATAAGATTTCCAGAAAAGTTCCAGAATTGGGAGATGGCTCTGCGTCAAGTTGCTGACTTGTCTGGCTTTCATTTCAAATACAG agATGAATATGAGTACAAGTTTATTGAGAGAATTGTTGCGTCGGTCTCTGAGAAGATTAATCCTGCTAGAATACATGTTGCCGATCTGCCTGTTGAACAAGAGTCCAAAGTGCAA GATACCCATCAAGAGCAAGAATACAGAGAGGCTTTCAAGGTGTTTGACAAGGATCAAAATGGCTACATTTCAGCAAGTGAG TTGAGGCAAGTTCTGATCAAACTGGGTCAAAACACAACTGTTGGAGAGGTGGAGGAGATGATTGCAACTGCAGATTTCGATGGTGATGGTCAAATTAGCTATGATGAATTTGTTAAGACTATGAAAATTTAA
- the LOC106794133 gene encoding disease resistance protein RUN1 isoform X7, translating into MDATTRYRPFIYDVFLSFIREDTHRGFTFYLYKALNDRGIYTFFYDQELPRETEVTPGLYKAILASRVAIIVLSENYAFSSFCLDELVTILHCEREVIPVFHNVDPSDVRHQKGSYGEAMAKHQKRFKAKKLQKWRMALKQVANLCGYHFKDGGSYEYMLIGRIVKQVSRMFGLASLHVADYPVGLESQVTEVMKLLDVGSDDVVHIIGIHGMGGLGKTTLAMAVYNFIAPHFDESCFLQNVREESNKHGLKHLQSVLLSKLLGEKDITLTSWQEGASMIQHRLRLKKILLILDDVDKREQLKAIVGKPDWFGPGSRVIITTRDKHLLKYHEVERTYEVNVLNHDDAFQLLTWNAFKREKIDPSYKDVLNRVVTYASGLPLALEVIGSNLYGKTVAEWESALETYKRIPSNEILKILEVSFDALEEEQKNVFLDIACCFKGYKWTEVYDIFRALYSNCKMHHIGVLVEKSLLLKVSWRDNVEMHDLIQDMGRDIERQRSPEEPGKCKRLWSPKDIIQVLKHNTGTSKLEIICLDSSISDKEETVEWNENAFMKMENLKILIIRNGKFSKGPNYFPEGLRVLEWHRYPSNCLPSNFDPINLVICKLPDSSITSLEFHGSSKKLGHLTVLKFDKCKFLTQIPDVSDLPNLRELSFVGCESLVAIDDSIGFLNKLEILNAAGCRKLTSFPPLNLTSLETLELSHCSSLEYFPEILGEMENITALHLERLPIKELPFSFQNLIGLREITLRRCRIVRLRCSLAMMPNLFRFQIRNCNSWQWVESEAGEEKVEVRYPNVLEYEKEKKEEGVLELESSLIKGSGIHIFREEGSMEEDIRFDDPYLSSSASESPSLLQTIALGTRKFSIAFFLFFSCFFILLFWFQSSKNDLIQLVFALSS; encoded by the exons atgGATGCTACAACACGTTACCGTCCATTCATCTACGATGTGTTCCTCAGCTTCATACGGGAAGACACACACCGTGGTTTCACTTTCTATCTCTACAAAGCTCTTAATGACCGGGGAATCTACACTTTCTTTTATGATCAGGAGCTTCCCAGAGAAACCGAAGTAACACCTGGACTTTACAAGGCAATTCTAGCTTCCAGGGTAGCTATTATTGTGCTTTCTGAAAACTATGCTTTTTCCTCATTTTGTTTAGATGAACTTGTAACCATCCTACACTGCGAGAGGGAAGTTATACCAGTCTTTCACAACGTAGATCCTTCTGATGTCAGACACCAGAAAGGTAGTTATGGAGAAGCAATGGCTAAGCATCAGAAGAGGTTCAAAGCTAAGAAGCTGCAGAAATGGAGGATGGCTTTGAAACAAGTAGCTAACTTGTGTGGCTATCATTTCAAAGATGG AGGTTCATATGAATACATGCTTATTGGGCGTATTGTCAAGCAGGTCTCTAGGATGTTTGGTCTTGCTTCTTTACACGTTGCGGATTATCCAGTTGGTCTAGAGTCACAAGTGACAGAGGTAATGAAGCTTTTGGATGTTGGATCCGATGATGTTGTCCACATCATAGGGATCCATGGAATGGGCGGGTTAGGAAAAACAACACTTGCTATGGcagtttataattttattgctCCCCATTTTGATGAATCCTGTTTTCTTCAAAACGTGAGAGAAGAGTCAAATAAACATGGGTTAAAACACCTTCAAAGCGTCCTTCTTTCAAAATTACTTGGTGAGAAGGACATCACCTTAACAAGTTGGCAAGAAGGAGCTTCAATGATACAACATAGGCTCCGACTAAAGAAGATTCTCTTGATTTTAGACGATGTTGACAAGCGTGAGCAATTAAAGGCTATTGTTGGAAAACCTGATTGGTTTGGTCCCGGTAGCAGAGTCATCATTACCACTCGGGACAAGCATCTGCTAAAATATCATGAGGTTGAAAGAACTTATGAGGTGAATGTTTTGAATCACGATGATGCTTTTCAATTGCTTACTTGGAATgcttttaaaagagaaaaaattgatCCAAGTTATAAGGACGTCTTGAATCGTGTAGTAACCTATGCTTCTGGCCTTCCATTGGCTTTGGAAGTCATAGGTTCCAACTTGTATGGAAAAACTGTAGCAGAATGGGAATCTGCCCTTGAAACTTATAAAAGAATTCCCAGTAATGAAATCTTAAAGATTCTAGAAGTAAGCTTTGATGCTTTGGAGGAAGAACAAAAGAATGTTTTTCTTGACATTGCTTGTTGCTTCAAAGGGTATAAATGGACAGAGGTTTATGATATATTCCGTGCTCTTTATAGTAACTGCAAGATGCATCATATTGGGGTGTTGGTTGAAAAATCTCTCTTATTAAAGGTTAGCTGGCGTGATAATGTTGAAATGCACGACCTGATTCAGGACATGGGTAGAGACATTGAGCGGCAGAGATCACCAGAAGAGCCCGGGAAGTGCAAGAGATTATGGTCACCAAAAGATATAATTCAAGTTTTAAAACACAACACG GGAACTAGTAAACTTGAAATCATATGTCTGGATTCCTCCATATCTGACAAAGAAGAAACAGTGGAATGGAATGAAAACGCGTTCATGAAGATGGAAAACcttaaaatacttattattaGAAATGGCAAATTTTCCAAAGGTCCCAATTATTTTCCAGAAGGTTTGAGAGTACTGGAATGGCATAGATATCCTTCAAATTGTTTACCGTCTAACTTTGATCCAATCAACCTTGTTATATGCAAGTTACCTGACAGTTCCATTACATCATTAGAGTTCCATGGCTCATCGAAG AAGTTGGGGCATCTAACAGTTTTGAAGTTTGACAAGTGCAAATTTTTAACACAGATACCTGATGTATCTGATCTCCCAAATTTGAGGGAACTTTCATTTGTAGGGTGTGAGAGTTTAGTTGCAATTGATGACTCAATTGGTTTTCTGAATAAACTTGAAATATTGAATGCTGCTGGTTGCAGGAAGCTTACGAGTTTTCCGCCTCTCAACTTGACCTCTCTTGAAACACTTGAACTTTCTCACTGTTCGAGTCTAGAGTATTTTCCAGAAATATTAGGCGAGATGGAAAACATAACGGCACTTCATTTGGAACGCCTTCCCATAAAAGAATTgccattttcatttcaaaatctTATTGGACTCCGTGAGATAACCCTGAGGAGGTGTAGAATTGTTCGGTTACGATGTAGCTTAGCCATGATGCCCAATCTGTTTCGATTCCAAATTAGAAATTGCAACAGCTGGCAATGGGTAGAATCGGAAGCAGGTGAAGAAAAAGTGGAGGTTAGATATCCAAATGTGTTAgagtatgaaaaagaaaagaaagaagaaggtgTGTTAGAGTTAGAGAGCTCACTCATCAAAGGAAGTGGAATCCATATATTCAGAGAAGAAGGCAGTATGGAGGAAGATATTCGATTTGATGATCCATATCTCAGCAGCTCTGCATCAGAAAGCCCCTCCTTGCTACAAACCATAGCTTTGGGGACACGCAAGTTTTCCAttgcttttttcttatttttttcatgtttttttattttattattttggtttcaGTCTTCAAAAAACGACTTAATCCAACTGGTGTTCGCCCTATCTTCATAA